A genomic window from Terriglobia bacterium includes:
- a CDS encoding DoxX family protein — MQPGTQMDPASKKRLWAGRMLSGLPVLLLLFSGVLKLIKPAPVVQGFAHFGYPESLVLVIGMLELGCTIVYVIPRTSVLGAILLTGYLGGATATNVRVGDPLFFVPAILGVLVWGGLFLRDDRVRALIPVRGQAAQ, encoded by the coding sequence ATGCAACCAGGTACTCAGATGGATCCCGCCTCGAAGAAGAGGCTCTGGGCCGGACGTATGCTGAGCGGCCTGCCGGTCCTGTTGCTGCTCTTCAGCGGCGTACTAAAACTGATCAAGCCGGCGCCTGTCGTACAGGGATTTGCGCACTTCGGATATCCGGAAAGCCTCGTTCTGGTCATCGGGATGCTCGAACTCGGCTGTACGATCGTCTACGTGATTCCGCGCACCTCCGTCCTTGGCGCGATCCTGCTGACCGGCTATCTTGGCGGGGCCACCGCCACGAACGTGCGCGTCGGCGATCCATTGTTCTTTGTCCCAGCCATTCTCGGCGTGCTGGTCTGGGGCGGGCTTTTCTTGCGCGATGACCGGGTGCGCGCGCTGATTCCTGTGCGAGGCCAGGCAGCGCAGTAG
- a CDS encoding acetyl ornithine aminotransferase family protein, whose protein sequence is MQTTVESKLPRLVTALPGPQAKRIVEYDGKFMSPSYTREYQLVAKRGRGAIVEDVDGNTFLDFAAGIAVCATGHCHPKVVDAIQKQAAELIHMSGTDFFYECLPQLAERLVKTMPGAEPKRVFFGNSGTEAVEGAIKLARYTTKRDKIIAFYGCFHGRTLGSLSLTASKAAQRKGFGTMLGGIEHIPYPDAYRCAHGHTKETCGTEIIEQLENDIFKRLFDPADVAAIIIEPIQGEGGYIAAPKAFLQELQRICRKNGIMLIADEVQSGIGRTGKWWAYEHAGIEPDIITTAKGIASGMPLGAFIARESVMNWQPGSHGTTFGGNPVCIAAALATMDLVESGYMENARRMGDYLFGKMADWTKKFKIVGDVRGRGLMIGVEIVRDQKTKEKAADLRKQIVNLAFRKGLLILSAGECTFRLSPPLLIDEEQADFAVRTLEECFREVEKSL, encoded by the coding sequence ATGCAGACCACAGTGGAATCCAAGCTTCCCCGGCTGGTGACGGCGCTGCCGGGACCCCAGGCCAAGCGCATCGTGGAATACGACGGCAAGTTCATGTCGCCCTCCTACACCCGCGAATACCAGTTGGTGGCCAAGCGCGGGCGCGGCGCCATCGTCGAGGACGTGGACGGCAATACCTTTCTCGATTTCGCAGCGGGTATCGCCGTGTGCGCCACCGGGCACTGCCACCCGAAAGTGGTGGACGCGATCCAGAAGCAGGCGGCCGAGCTGATTCACATGTCCGGAACGGACTTTTTCTATGAGTGCTTGCCGCAGCTGGCGGAGCGCCTGGTGAAGACCATGCCCGGCGCGGAGCCGAAGCGGGTCTTCTTCGGCAATTCGGGGACGGAGGCGGTGGAGGGCGCCATCAAGCTGGCGCGCTACACCACCAAGCGGGACAAGATCATCGCCTTCTACGGCTGCTTCCATGGCCGCACGCTGGGTTCGCTGTCGCTGACGGCCTCGAAAGCGGCGCAGCGCAAGGGCTTCGGCACCATGCTCGGGGGCATCGAGCATATTCCATATCCGGACGCCTACCGCTGTGCGCACGGCCACACCAAAGAAACCTGCGGCACGGAAATCATCGAGCAGCTCGAAAACGATATCTTCAAGCGGCTGTTCGATCCCGCGGACGTCGCGGCGATCATCATCGAGCCGATCCAGGGCGAGGGCGGATACATCGCTGCGCCGAAAGCCTTCCTGCAGGAACTGCAGCGCATCTGCCGGAAGAACGGAATCATGCTCATCGCGGACGAAGTGCAGTCCGGAATCGGACGCACCGGGAAGTGGTGGGCCTACGAACACGCCGGGATCGAGCCGGACATCATCACCACGGCGAAGGGCATCGCCAGCGGAATGCCGCTGGGGGCCTTTATCGCGCGGGAGAGCGTGATGAACTGGCAGCCGGGCTCGCACGGCACCACATTCGGCGGCAATCCCGTGTGCATCGCGGCGGCGCTGGCCACCATGGACCTGGTCGAGAGCGGGTACATGGAAAACGCCCGGCGCATGGGCGATTACCTGTTCGGGAAGATGGCGGACTGGACCAAGAAGTTCAAGATCGTCGGCGACGTGCGCGGGCGCGGGCTGATGATCGGCGTGGAGATCGTGCGGGACCAGAAGACCAAGGAAAAAGCCGCGGATCTGCGCAAGCAGATCGTGAACTTGGCCTTCCGCAAGGGACTGCTGATCCTGAGCGCCGGGGAGTGCACATTCCGGCTCTCGCCGCCGCTGCTGATCGATGAAGAGCAGGCGGACTTCGCGGTGCGCACGCTCGAAGAGTGCTTCCGCGAAGTGGAGAAGAGTCTCTAA
- a CDS encoding helix-turn-helix transcriptional regulator, which produces MRKKKLSPKRRSGCPLNASLEMLGDRWSLLIIRDIMLRGFRTYKEFLQSYEGIATNILADRLRKLEAHGIITAERDSSDARKLIYLLTPKGIDLAPVLTEMVLWAAAHEETGNPALVRQMKKDKEQFLAAVRRRWTEKTIRSTAG; this is translated from the coding sequence ATGCGAAAGAAGAAGCTGAGTCCCAAGCGGCGCTCGGGGTGTCCGCTGAATGCGTCCCTGGAGATGCTGGGCGATCGCTGGTCGTTGCTGATTATCCGCGACATAATGCTGCGGGGCTTCCGGACCTACAAGGAATTCCTCCAGTCCTACGAAGGAATCGCCACGAACATATTGGCAGATCGCCTGCGGAAGCTGGAAGCCCATGGAATCATTACCGCGGAACGAGACTCCTCGGACGCCCGAAAACTGATTTACTTGCTCACCCCGAAAGGAATCGATCTTGCCCCGGTCCTCACGGAAATGGTCCTCTGGGCCGCCGCGCATGAGGAGACCGGGAATCCAGCGCTCGTCCGGCAAATGAAAAAAGACAAAGAGCAATTTCTGGCTGCCGTGCGCCGGCGCTGGACCGAAAAGACCATCCGTTCTACGGCTGGCTGA